Proteins from a genomic interval of Stenotrophomonas sp. 24(2023):
- the apbC gene encoding iron-sulfur cluster carrier protein ApbC has product MNSSSRRPHASQVQKGLSPHARIRNVVAVGSGKGGVGKSTTSVNLAVALQQLGARVGVLDADIYGPSVPAMLGLSGRPESPDNKSIEPLRAFGVDTMSIGYLIEDETPMIWRGPMATSAMTQLFNDTLWDDLDVLLIDLPPGTGDIQLTLTQKIPLAGAVIVTTPQDIATLDAKKALKMFEKVEVPVLGIVENMAVHTCSSCGHVEHLFGEGGGERMAAQYGVPLLGSLPLQIGIREQGDAGTPITAAQPDSVAAQAYRHAAQQLLDALGQRPRASIPILSSLL; this is encoded by the coding sequence GTGAACAGTTCCAGCCGCCGCCCGCACGCCAGCCAGGTGCAGAAGGGGCTCAGCCCGCATGCGCGCATCCGCAACGTGGTGGCCGTCGGGTCCGGCAAGGGCGGGGTGGGCAAATCCACCACCTCGGTGAATCTGGCCGTGGCGCTGCAACAGCTGGGCGCACGCGTGGGCGTGCTCGATGCCGACATCTACGGCCCGAGCGTGCCGGCGATGCTGGGCCTGTCCGGCCGCCCGGAAAGCCCGGACAACAAGAGCATCGAGCCGCTGCGCGCGTTCGGCGTGGACACCATGTCCATCGGCTACCTGATCGAAGACGAAACGCCGATGATCTGGCGCGGGCCGATGGCGACCTCGGCGATGACGCAGTTGTTCAACGACACGCTGTGGGATGACCTGGACGTGCTGCTGATCGACCTGCCGCCGGGTACCGGCGACATCCAGCTGACCCTGACCCAGAAGATTCCGCTGGCCGGCGCGGTGATCGTCACCACGCCGCAGGACATCGCCACGCTGGATGCGAAGAAGGCGTTGAAGATGTTCGAGAAGGTGGAGGTGCCGGTGCTGGGCATCGTGGAAAACATGGCGGTGCATACCTGCAGCAGCTGCGGCCATGTCGAGCACCTGTTCGGCGAAGGTGGTGGGGAGCGCATGGCGGCCCAGTACGGCGTTCCGCTGCTGGGGTCGCTGCCGCTGCAGATCGGCATCCGTGAACAGGGCGACGCCGGGACCCCGATCACGGCGGCGCAGCCCGATTCGGTTGCGGCCCAGGCGTACCGCCACGCCGCGCAGCAGCTGCTGGACGCTTTGGGCCAGCGCCCTCGCGCATCGATTCCGATCCTGTCCTCGCTGCTCTGA
- a CDS encoding TonB-dependent receptor, which yields MKDHRTTARRNTLAVALFSALVAATPAMAQDKATNLDKVTVTGSLIPQTQIENQTPVMTISAEAIQARGFNSVAEVLQQSSLTTGGIQGGQTSASFTQGAEAAGMFGLNPGYTKYLINGRPMMSYPALYNGGDAFNNISGIPIDIVERIEVLPGGQSSLYGSDAIAGVVNIILKERMDGGSLTVRGGAYTEGGGSNVRISAAKGFTALDDRFSALVNVQLETSNPIWGYQRDLTRQNNPHGYTAQLPANDFAVIDAADNSLHVMDPSRCANVAGQFGGTTVLANRPTGQSCGSVYGAGYKTLKNGKDSGQFYTSMTFDATDNLQLFADVLYSKEKTEYTSGSNYLWWGTKSTMGGFYDQGSQKVVNLQRAFAPEDIGGEGYKGILNNDKSRAYQVTLGGKGAIGSWDYSLSFTRGEYRLDESKFQRFNDEINAYFADKVLGARLGTYTDAKGGTFGIYNPNWAAFYSPIAPEDFAGFTGYTTNHARTWQNLARAQITNGSLFALPGGDAGLAVVVEGGSEGWDYSPDQRLLDGGVWGSSAVAGNGHRSNYAVTSELRMPLLESLTVTASGRYDAFKIADKTVDKSTYSLGIEYRPLESVLLRGKYGTAFRAPTLPDAFQGRSGYYAANSTDYYRCGQMGFTPGNTDACRFGNNVSAYSERAGNPDLQPITADVWNAGIVWAPMATLSVSADYYNWKIKNEVGTASTDQLLLAEYYCRNGLPNGASATCQNVADWVVRDNAGNLQSLYTPKMNVARQNLQAVTVGFKYLQDIGRFGSLQFSGNYTNMLKREVQAQPGELFQDLLGNPVAMWNYDSYAKVRSDMAVGWALGKFTTTVYANYIGHTPDYLAGLNGYGYVHKASGRTAGKWGSYTTYNLSVNYRAQDDLTFSLMVNNVFNKMPDNQAHSYLGTSGTPFNNYLYNVYGRAIYVQAKYDFGK from the coding sequence ATGAAAGACCATCGCACCACCGCACGTCGCAACACCCTCGCTGTCGCCCTGTTCTCCGCCCTGGTTGCCGCCACGCCGGCAATGGCACAGGACAAGGCCACCAACCTGGACAAGGTCACCGTCACCGGGTCGCTGATTCCGCAGACCCAGATCGAGAACCAGACCCCGGTCATGACGATCTCCGCCGAGGCCATCCAGGCCCGCGGTTTCAACAGCGTCGCTGAAGTCCTGCAGCAGTCCTCGCTGACCACCGGCGGCATCCAGGGTGGCCAGACCTCGGCCTCCTTCACCCAGGGCGCCGAAGCGGCCGGCATGTTCGGCCTCAACCCGGGCTACACCAAGTACCTGATCAACGGCCGCCCGATGATGTCCTATCCGGCGCTGTACAACGGTGGTGACGCCTTCAACAACATCAGCGGCATTCCGATCGACATCGTCGAGCGCATCGAAGTGCTGCCCGGCGGCCAGTCCTCGCTGTATGGCTCCGATGCCATCGCCGGCGTGGTCAACATCATCCTGAAGGAACGCATGGACGGCGGCAGCCTGACCGTGCGTGGCGGCGCGTACACCGAAGGTGGCGGCAGCAACGTGCGCATCAGCGCCGCCAAGGGCTTCACCGCCCTGGACGACCGTTTCAGCGCGCTGGTCAACGTGCAGCTGGAAACCAGCAACCCGATCTGGGGCTACCAGCGCGACCTGACCCGCCAGAACAACCCGCACGGCTACACCGCGCAGCTGCCGGCCAATGATTTCGCCGTCATCGATGCCGCCGACAACTCGCTGCACGTGATGGACCCGAGCCGCTGCGCCAACGTGGCCGGCCAGTTCGGCGGCACCACCGTGCTGGCCAACCGCCCGACCGGGCAGTCGTGCGGCTCGGTCTACGGCGCCGGCTACAAGACCCTGAAGAACGGCAAGGACAGCGGCCAGTTCTACACGTCGATGACCTTCGACGCGACCGACAACCTGCAGCTGTTCGCCGACGTGCTGTACAGCAAGGAAAAGACCGAGTACACGTCCGGCTCGAACTACCTGTGGTGGGGCACCAAGAGCACCATGGGCGGCTTCTACGACCAGGGCTCGCAGAAGGTCGTCAACCTGCAGCGCGCGTTCGCGCCGGAAGACATCGGCGGCGAAGGCTACAAGGGCATCCTGAACAACGACAAGAGCCGTGCCTACCAGGTCACCCTGGGTGGCAAGGGCGCGATCGGCAGCTGGGATTACAGCCTGAGCTTCACCCGTGGCGAATACCGCCTGGATGAAAGCAAGTTCCAGCGCTTCAACGACGAGATCAACGCCTACTTCGCCGACAAGGTGCTGGGCGCGCGCCTGGGCACCTATACCGATGCCAAGGGCGGCACGTTCGGCATCTACAACCCGAACTGGGCAGCGTTCTATTCGCCGATCGCACCGGAAGACTTCGCGGGCTTCACCGGCTACACCACCAACCATGCCCGCACCTGGCAGAACCTGGCGCGCGCGCAGATCACCAACGGCTCGCTGTTCGCGCTGCCGGGCGGCGATGCCGGCCTGGCCGTGGTCGTGGAAGGCGGCAGCGAAGGCTGGGACTACAGCCCTGACCAGCGCCTGCTGGACGGTGGCGTGTGGGGCTCGTCGGCCGTGGCCGGCAACGGCCACCGCAGCAACTACGCTGTGACCAGCGAACTGCGCATGCCGCTGCTGGAGTCGCTGACGGTGACCGCTTCGGGCCGCTACGACGCGTTCAAGATCGCCGACAAGACCGTGGACAAGTCCACCTACAGCCTGGGCATCGAGTACCGTCCGCTGGAAAGCGTGCTGCTGCGCGGCAAGTACGGCACCGCGTTCCGTGCCCCGACCCTGCCTGATGCCTTCCAGGGCCGCAGCGGCTACTACGCCGCCAATTCGACCGACTACTACCGTTGCGGCCAGATGGGCTTCACCCCGGGCAACACCGACGCCTGCCGCTTCGGCAACAACGTCTCGGCCTATTCCGAGCGTGCCGGCAACCCGGACCTGCAGCCGATCACCGCCGACGTCTGGAATGCCGGCATCGTCTGGGCGCCGATGGCAACCCTGTCGGTCTCGGCCGACTACTACAACTGGAAGATCAAGAACGAAGTCGGCACCGCCAGCACCGACCAGCTGCTGCTGGCCGAGTACTACTGCCGCAACGGCCTGCCCAACGGCGCATCGGCCACCTGCCAGAACGTGGCGGACTGGGTCGTGCGTGACAACGCCGGCAACCTGCAGTCGCTCTACACGCCGAAGATGAACGTGGCGCGCCAGAACCTGCAGGCCGTGACCGTCGGCTTCAAGTACCTGCAGGACATCGGCCGCTTCGGCTCGCTGCAGTTCTCGGGCAACTACACCAACATGCTCAAGCGTGAAGTGCAGGCGCAGCCGGGTGAACTGTTCCAGGACCTGCTGGGCAACCCGGTGGCGATGTGGAACTACGACAGCTACGCCAAGGTGCGTTCGGACATGGCCGTGGGCTGGGCCCTGGGCAAGTTCACCACCACGGTGTACGCCAACTACATCGGCCATACCCCGGACTACCTGGCCGGCCTGAACGGCTATGGCTACGTGCACAAGGCATCGGGCAGGACCGCCGGCAAGTGGGGCTCCTACACCACGTACAACCTGAGCGTGAACTACCGCGCCCAGGATGACCTGACCTTCTCGCTGATGGTCAACAACGTGTTCAACAAGATGCCCGACAACCAGGCGCACAGCTACCTGGGCACCTCGGGTACGCCGTTCAACAACTACCTGTACAACGTCTATGGCCGTGCCATCTACGTGCAGGCCAAGTACGACTTCGGCAAGTAA